The Deltaproteobacteria bacterium genome window below encodes:
- a CDS encoding YHS domain-containing (seleno)protein, protein LGYDLVSYHTEGKPVRGDGNNLVVYEGVTYLFANEENKNAFEKNPEKYLPAYGGWCAFGVSVNKKFVGDPEVWKIVDGKLYLNLDRNIQKMWFEDIPGNIAKADKNWEQIKDKSPDQL, encoded by the coding sequence ATTGGGATATGACCTCGTGTCGTATCATACGGAAGGAAAACCGGTAAGGGGAGACGGTAATAACCTAGTGGTTTATGAAGGCGTAACCTATTTATTCGCGAATGAGGAGAATAAGAACGCATTCGAGAAGAACCCCGAAAAATATCTTCCCGCCTACGGGGGATGGTGCGCATTCGGAGTCTCGGTAAATAAGAAGTTTGTAGGAGACCCCGAGGTGTGGAAGATAGTTGACGGGAAGCTTTACCTGAATCTGGATAGAAACATTCAGAAAATGTGGTTTGAAGATATTCCCGGCAATATAGCAAAGGCGGATAAGAACTGGGAACAGATTAAAGATAAATCCCCGGATCAACTTTAA
- a CDS encoding sigma 54-interacting transcriptional regulator has translation MLEINNSIISTFTLNDLLLKISKAIIDKLPFDYSSISLYKVEKDVLELHSFGEKIPLSPGSELPRKGSHVGWVFENKRILIANDLSKEQKFTTDKLLQEVGIASYIITPLISREKIIGTLNLGFYMPNDFKECDTDFLSLVSKQIALAVDNAKSHERIEKLKKQNELILNSAGEGIYGLDSNGITTFVNPAAAQMIGWELEELIGKPQHQILHHTKPDGTPYPNTECPIYAAFKDGKIHSVKNEVFWRKDGSSFPVEYVSTPIWEYGNLVGAVVVFRDVTNEKIAEEKLRKAYLEVERLKNKLQQENLYLQEEIKFEHNFEEIVGESKVIKDVLRQVEMVAGTDSTVLIRGETGTGKERIARAIHNNSSRRDRPLVKVNCPAIPSGLIESELFGHEKGAFTGALTKKIGKFELADGGTIFLDELGDLPLDAQAKLLRVLQEREFERVGSIETRNVDVRVIAATNRDLESAVKEGKFRADLYYRLNVFPIVVPALAKRKEDIPLLATYFTQKYANKLGKAIKSISEENIEALKNYSWPGNIRELENIVERAVIVSTGETLNIDKNLFDSSLESSFNDNELSNLEDNEREHIIKVLNKTKWQIYGEKGAAKILGINPSTLRSRMDKLGIKKEIKLL, from the coding sequence TTGCTTGAAATTAATAATTCAATTATTTCTACCTTCACACTGAACGATTTACTTCTAAAAATTTCCAAGGCTATAATCGATAAGCTGCCCTTTGATTATTCATCTATATCTTTATATAAGGTTGAAAAGGATGTACTAGAGTTGCATTCTTTTGGGGAAAAGATTCCGTTATCGCCGGGTTCAGAACTACCACGAAAGGGCAGTCACGTTGGATGGGTTTTTGAGAATAAAAGGATACTCATTGCCAATGACTTATCTAAAGAACAGAAGTTCACCACGGATAAACTTCTACAGGAAGTAGGAATAGCTTCTTACATAATCACACCACTTATTAGCCGAGAGAAGATAATAGGAACCCTAAACTTGGGATTCTATATGCCTAATGATTTTAAAGAATGTGACACAGATTTTCTATCGCTGGTTTCGAAGCAAATAGCCCTTGCTGTTGATAATGCAAAATCTCATGAGCGAATCGAAAAATTAAAAAAGCAAAATGAGTTAATCTTAAACTCGGCCGGGGAAGGCATATATGGGCTTGACTCAAACGGAATTACCACCTTTGTAAACCCGGCAGCCGCTCAAATGATTGGATGGGAGCTGGAAGAGCTTATCGGCAAACCTCAACACCAGATTTTACACCATACTAAGCCTGATGGTACTCCCTACCCTAATACAGAATGTCCTATATATGCTGCGTTTAAAGACGGGAAGATACACTCGGTTAAAAATGAAGTCTTTTGGAGAAAGGACGGTAGCAGCTTTCCAGTTGAGTATGTAAGCACACCGATTTGGGAATACGGTAATTTGGTCGGAGCGGTAGTTGTATTCAGGGATGTGACTAATGAAAAAATAGCAGAAGAAAAACTCAGGAAGGCTTATTTAGAAGTAGAGCGATTAAAAAACAAACTACAGCAAGAGAATTTATATCTTCAGGAAGAAATCAAGTTCGAACATAACTTCGAAGAGATAGTTGGCGAGAGCAAGGTTATAAAAGATGTTCTGCGTCAAGTTGAAATGGTTGCCGGCACCGACTCGACTGTGCTAATCAGAGGAGAGACCGGAACAGGCAAGGAGCGAATCGCAAGAGCAATTCATAATAACAGTTCCAGAAGAGATAGGCCATTAGTAAAAGTAAACTGCCCCGCGATTCCCTCCGGTTTAATTGAAAGCGAATTATTCGGACATGAAAAGGGGGCGTTCACAGGAGCACTTACAAAGAAAATAGGGAAATTCGAACTCGCTGACGGTGGGACCATATTTCTGGATGAGCTGGGGGATTTGCCACTCGACGCACAGGCCAAGCTGCTCAGGGTGCTTCAGGAGAGGGAGTTTGAGAGAGTAGGTAGTATTGAGACACGGAACGTGGACGTCCGGGTCATAGCTGCGACTAATAGGGATCTGGAGAGCGCGGTAAAAGAAGGAAAATTTCGTGCAGACTTATATTACCGCTTAAATGTTTTTCCTATTGTAGTTCCAGCCTTGGCGAAACGTAAAGAGGATATCCCCCTCCTTGCGACGTACTTTACACAAAAGTATGCAAATAAATTGGGCAAAGCGATAAAGTCAATAAGCGAGGAAAACATAGAAGCTCTGAAGAACTATTCGTGGCCGGGAAACATCAGGGAATTAGAGAATATAGTTGAAAGGGCAGTCATCGTTTCGACGGGCGAAACACTCAATATAGATAAAAATCTTTTTGATTCATCATTAGAATCATCTTTCAATGACAATGAACTTTCGAACCTGGAAGATAATGAGCGAGAACATATCATTAAGGTATTAAACAAGACAAAATGGCAAATTTATGGAGAGAAAGGTGCGGCAAAAATACTGGGTATAAATCCCAGTACACTCAGAAGCCGCATGGACAAACTGGGCATAAAAAAGGAAATAAAGTTGCTTTAG
- a CDS encoding STAS domain-containing protein — protein sequence MLRITLIFQDAEAVTLRLDGKLIGTCVSTLKKECLNYKDKKNKTVILDFSGLSFIDRDGVTMLESINDEKLQIVNCPIFIEKLLENLISVMKGDIK from the coding sequence GTGCTAAGAATTACATTAATATTCCAGGATGCAGAAGCTGTGACATTGAGATTAGATGGGAAATTGATTGGAACATGTGTATCTACTTTAAAAAAGGAGTGTCTGAACTATAAGGACAAAAAAAATAAGACCGTGATATTGGATTTCTCTGGCCTTTCTTTTATTGACCGCGATGGAGTGACAATGTTGGAAAGCATTAATGACGAAAAATTGCAGATTGTTAATTGTCCAATATTCATAGAAAAGCTTCTAGAAAATCTGATATCGGTTATGAAAGGAGATATAAAATGA
- a CDS encoding sigma-70 family RNA polymerase sigma factor, whose amino-acid sequence MSNNSLINSLQHNQELAYNYDSISNDETSLYESSDKAYSDGFEINYKEMADEEIISLYIDNEDESAFNEIVDRYGWKLHRLAFRITHDMRNADDVLQDVFLTLVEKLQTFRQQSKFSTWLYRVAVNASFMFLKRQKKYQRELSLDDFETYDNNGYLEGVVLQDWSCVPEDVVMRREEMDKIEKAISELPELHRVAFHLSHIEGLTNAEIGNILGLTLPAVKSRVRRARMFLRDRLSDNLYN is encoded by the coding sequence ATGAGTAACAATAGCTTGATAAATTCACTACAACATAACCAAGAATTAGCTTACAACTATGACTCGATTAGTAACGATGAAACCTCACTATACGAATCATCAGACAAGGCATACTCAGATGGTTTTGAAATAAATTATAAAGAGATGGCTGATGAGGAAATTATCAGTCTCTATATCGATAACGAAGATGAATCTGCTTTTAATGAAATTGTTGATCGCTATGGGTGGAAGCTACACAGGCTTGCGTTCAGAATCACACATGATATGCGTAACGCTGACGATGTTCTTCAGGATGTCTTCCTAACACTGGTGGAAAAACTACAAACCTTCCGTCAACAGTCAAAATTCTCTACCTGGCTTTATAGAGTTGCTGTAAATGCGAGTTTTATGTTCTTGAAAAGACAAAAGAAATACCAGCGGGAATTGAGCCTGGACGATTTTGAAACGTATGATAATAACGGATACCTGGAAGGGGTTGTACTACAAGATTGGAGCTGCGTCCCGGAAGATGTAGTAATGAGAAGAGAGGAGATGGATAAGATAGAAAAAGCAATCAGCGAGTTGCCTGAATTACATAGAGTCGCGTTTCATCTTAGTCATATAGAAGGACTTACCAATGCTGAAATTGGAAATATTTTGGGACTGACTCTACCTGCGGTTAAATCCAGGGTTCGTAGAGCAAGAATGTTTCTAAGAGATAGGCTCTCCGATAATTTATACAATTAA